The Altererythrobacter sp. CAU 1644 genome has a window encoding:
- the dnaE gene encoding DNA polymerase III subunit alpha, with the protein MPFAPFVPLRVLSSYSMLEGAIDPKAIAKLAKERGFPAIAICDRNGLYGAVMFAGACKGEGIQPIIGTLLGVARQARDGAEEGKQVDYLPLYAQDETGYDNLCHLVSKAHLDRPLEFEPHVQLADLDGHTEGLIALSGAGEGALTRLLAEGQAGHAEILCDRLQALFRDRFYIEIARNGDEVARRAESALIDLAYTRELPLVASNPANFAEPHMFKAHDAMLCIANSSHIEAEDRKRTNRQAFVKTAPMMDELFADLPEATANTLVIAQRCAYAPPYRKPILPSLAGDLEGEARMLAEDARKGLEARLEPNGEMSEEERKVYFDRLDFEVGVINQMGFPGYFLIVADFIKWAKDHDIPVGPGRGSGAGSLVAWALTITDLDPIKLGLLFERFLNPERVSMPDFDIDFCETRRGEVIRYVQQKYGHDHVAQIITFGKMKARAVLRDCGRILQMSYGHVDRLCKMVPNHPTDPWTLPRALNGAADFKREYDNDNEVKRLVDLAMELEGLPRNSSTHAAGVVIGDRPLAQLVPLYRDPRSDMPVTQYDMKNVESSGLVKFDFLGLKTLSVLRKAVDLLEKRGIELDLSQLPLDDPAVYDLMQAGNTVGVFQLESEGMRRTLTAVKPTNFGDIIALVSLYRPGPMDNIPLFGQRKAGEVAIEYPHPKLEEILAETYGIFVYQEQVMQAAQILAGYSLGDADLLRRAMGKKVQAEMDAQRQRFVDGCKEVSNIEPKQANELFDLIDKFAGYGFNKSHAAAYALLAYQTGWLKAHYPEEFYAASMCFDMHQSEKLAVFVDDARRYPNGSGGVEVLPPDINKSEARFTVEQTDHGYAVRYALAGIRNVGEKAMEAIVAEREGSGPYTSLQDLFERMPKGAMNSRQLEGLAAAGALDGLEDDRAKVFENADMLLAVAEAAERERSSGQVGLFGGEDQADDSLRLKEVEPWTRAERMAKERENFGFYFSAHPVQQHWPIASANGARTYQSLMEGGASPGGRSSAVMAAMVEGYSKLRTKRGADYVRADFSDSSGQFSAACFEESLVPAFQQWAADGTCLLLTVELDRPNPGDAPRVTVRGARPLAEVKGATKMLLTLDVLSVEALAELKMELASGEEGQGEVIARLPLGDQGEVHMRLGRNFQLDGDLAERLSAVGGLDRVSLQPQRSSARLRLVA; encoded by the coding sequence ATGCCCTTCGCTCCTTTCGTTCCGCTGCGCGTTCTCTCGTCCTATTCGATGCTCGAAGGGGCAATCGATCCCAAGGCGATTGCCAAGCTGGCGAAGGAGCGCGGCTTTCCCGCAATCGCGATCTGCGACCGCAACGGCCTTTACGGAGCGGTCATGTTTGCGGGCGCCTGCAAGGGCGAGGGCATCCAACCGATCATCGGCACGTTGCTGGGGGTGGCGCGCCAGGCGAGAGATGGGGCGGAGGAAGGCAAGCAGGTCGATTACCTGCCGCTCTATGCCCAGGACGAGACAGGTTACGACAATCTCTGCCATCTTGTGTCGAAGGCGCATCTCGATCGCCCGCTTGAGTTCGAACCCCACGTGCAGCTCGCCGATCTCGATGGCCATACCGAGGGGCTGATCGCGCTTTCCGGTGCGGGCGAGGGCGCATTGACGAGGCTTCTCGCCGAGGGGCAGGCCGGCCATGCGGAAATCCTCTGCGACCGCTTGCAAGCGCTGTTTCGCGACCGGTTCTATATCGAGATTGCTCGCAATGGCGACGAGGTGGCAAGGCGCGCCGAAAGCGCCTTGATCGACCTTGCCTATACGCGGGAGCTGCCGCTGGTGGCGAGCAATCCAGCGAATTTTGCTGAGCCGCACATGTTCAAGGCGCATGACGCCATGCTGTGCATCGCCAATTCGAGCCATATAGAGGCGGAGGATCGCAAGCGCACCAACCGGCAAGCTTTCGTCAAGACCGCGCCGATGATGGACGAGCTATTCGCCGACTTGCCCGAGGCGACCGCGAATACGCTCGTGATCGCGCAGCGCTGCGCCTATGCGCCGCCTTACCGCAAGCCGATCCTGCCCAGCCTCGCCGGCGACCTCGAAGGCGAGGCCAGGATGCTTGCAGAGGATGCGCGCAAGGGTCTCGAGGCGCGGCTCGAACCCAATGGCGAGATGTCGGAAGAGGAGCGCAAGGTCTATTTCGACCGACTCGATTTCGAAGTCGGCGTGATCAATCAGATGGGTTTCCCGGGATACTTCCTGATCGTTGCCGACTTTATCAAATGGGCCAAGGACCATGACATTCCGGTGGGGCCGGGGCGCGGCTCGGGTGCCGGTTCGCTGGTTGCCTGGGCGCTGACGATTACGGACCTCGACCCGATCAAGCTGGGCCTGCTGTTCGAACGCTTCCTCAACCCCGAGCGCGTGTCGATGCCCGACTTCGACATCGACTTCTGCGAAACGCGGCGCGGCGAGGTGATCCGCTATGTTCAGCAGAAATACGGGCACGATCACGTCGCGCAGATCATCACCTTCGGCAAGATGAAGGCGCGCGCCGTGCTGCGCGATTGCGGCCGTATCCTGCAGATGAGCTACGGCCACGTCGATCGGCTGTGTAAGATGGTGCCGAACCATCCGACCGACCCTTGGACGCTGCCTCGCGCGCTCAACGGTGCGGCAGATTTCAAGCGCGAGTATGACAACGACAATGAGGTGAAACGCCTCGTCGACCTGGCCATGGAACTGGAGGGGCTGCCCCGCAACAGCTCGACCCACGCGGCCGGGGTGGTGATCGGCGACCGGCCGCTGGCGCAGTTGGTGCCGCTCTACCGCGATCCGCGTTCGGACATGCCGGTCACGCAATACGACATGAAGAATGTCGAGAGCAGCGGACTGGTGAAGTTCGACTTCCTCGGGCTGAAGACGCTGTCGGTGCTGCGCAAGGCCGTCGATCTGCTCGAGAAGCGCGGGATCGAGCTCGACCTGTCGCAGCTGCCGCTCGACGATCCGGCGGTCTACGATCTCATGCAGGCGGGCAATACGGTCGGCGTGTTCCAGCTGGAATCCGAAGGAATGCGCCGCACGCTGACCGCGGTGAAACCCACCAATTTCGGCGACATCATCGCGCTCGTTTCACTCTACCGTCCGGGGCCGATGGACAACATTCCGCTGTTCGGCCAGCGCAAGGCGGGCGAGGTGGCGATCGAGTATCCGCACCCCAAGCTCGAGGAGATCCTTGCCGAGACCTACGGTATCTTCGTCTACCAGGAACAGGTCATGCAGGCCGCGCAGATCCTCGCCGGCTACTCGCTCGGCGACGCCGATCTGCTGCGCCGCGCGATGGGCAAGAAGGTGCAGGCCGAGATGGACGCCCAGCGCCAGCGCTTCGTCGACGGGTGCAAGGAAGTATCGAACATCGAGCCGAAGCAGGCCAACGAACTGTTCGACTTGATCGACAAGTTTGCAGGCTATGGTTTCAACAAGTCGCACGCTGCGGCCTACGCCTTGCTCGCCTACCAGACCGGTTGGCTGAAGGCGCACTACCCCGAGGAATTCTACGCCGCTTCGATGTGCTTCGACATGCACCAGTCGGAGAAGCTGGCGGTCTTTGTCGATGATGCACGCCGCTATCCGAATGGCAGCGGCGGGGTCGAGGTGCTCCCGCCCGACATCAACAAGTCCGAGGCGCGCTTCACCGTCGAGCAGACCGATCATGGCTATGCCGTGCGCTATGCGCTCGCCGGCATCCGCAATGTCGGTGAAAAGGCAATGGAAGCGATCGTCGCCGAGCGCGAGGGTAGCGGGCCTTACACGAGCCTGCAGGACCTGTTCGAGCGTATGCCCAAGGGCGCGATGAATTCGCGGCAATTGGAAGGGCTGGCGGCGGCAGGCGCGCTCGACGGGCTGGAAGATGATCGCGCCAAGGTCTTCGAGAACGCGGACATGCTACTGGCAGTGGCCGAAGCCGCCGAGCGTGAACGTTCGAGCGGACAAGTCGGCTTGTTCGGCGGCGAAGACCAGGCGGACGACAGCCTGCGCCTGAAGGAAGTCGAACCGTGGACCCGTGCCGAGCGGATGGCGAAGGAGCGCGAGAATTTCGGGTTCTATTTCTCCGCCCATCCCGTCCAGCAGCACTGGCCGATCGCCTCGGCCAATGGTGCGCGAACCTATCAGAGCCTGATGGAAGGCGGTGCCTCGCCCGGCGGGCGCTCCAGCGCGGTCATGGCGGCGATGGTCGAGGGCTACAGCAAGCTGCGCACCAAGCGTGGGGCTGACTACGTCCGCGCCGATTTCTCCGATTCTTCAGGGCAGTTCTCTGCCGCCTGTTTCGAGGAAAGCCTGGTGCCCGCTTTCCAGCAATGGGCAGCCGACGGGACATGCCTGTTGCTGACGGTCGAACTCGACCGGCCCAATCCCGGCGACGCGCCGCGGGTGACCGTTCGAGGGGCAAGGCCGCTAGCCGAGGTAAAGGGCGCGACGAAGATGCTCCTCACGCTCGACGTCCTGAGCGTCGAAGCTCTGGCGGAACTCAAGATGGAACTCGCCTCGGGCGAAGAGGGGCAGGGCGAGGTCATTGCCCGCCTGCCGCTGGGCGATCAGGGCGAGGTGCATATGCGCCTCGGGCGCAATTTCCAGCTCGACGGCGATCTGGCCGAACGGCTCAGCGCGGTGGGCGGGCTCGATCGCGTATCGCTGCAGCCGCAACGCTCCAGCGCCCGCTTGCGCCTCGTCGCCTAA
- a CDS encoding lipoprotein-releasing ABC transporter permease subunit: MILSPFEWMIAKRYLLPGRGEAFIALVAGISVGVVMLSVAMLVVVMSVMNGFRAELLDKIVGLNGHAIVQAYGGRLQNWEQVLEEVRDTPGVVDASPLIEQPLLTTFNGRVEAILVRGNTDEDLAALGEKVVLGDMKALVPDSGNVAIGSRLAQNIGARVGDTITIINPQGRSSPFGTVPRQIGYQVAAIFEIGVYDYDKAFVVMPMQDAQTLLLTGDAIGMIEVKVEDPDEVGEILAPVQEKVAGRAVVADWKTINATLFEALQVERVAMFFALSFMVVVAAFNILSSLVMLVRAKTRDIAIMRTMGATRRSLLKIFVTTGFTVGAIGTVAGLILGFIVLAFRQQIVRGIEIVTGQNLWDPSIRFLSTLPSRTDPVEVAGIVALALVLSFLATLYPAMKAASTDPVQVLRYE, translated from the coding sequence TTGATCCTGTCACCTTTCGAATGGATGATCGCGAAACGCTACCTCCTGCCGGGGAGGGGCGAGGCCTTCATCGCGCTGGTCGCCGGCATCAGCGTCGGCGTCGTGATGTTGTCGGTCGCCATGCTCGTCGTCGTGATGAGCGTCATGAACGGTTTTCGCGCCGAACTGCTCGACAAGATCGTCGGGCTCAATGGCCATGCGATCGTGCAGGCCTACGGCGGGAGGCTCCAGAACTGGGAGCAGGTGCTCGAGGAAGTGCGCGACACGCCCGGCGTGGTCGATGCCTCGCCGCTGATCGAACAACCCCTGCTCACCACCTTCAACGGGCGGGTTGAAGCGATCCTGGTGCGTGGCAACACCGATGAAGATCTCGCTGCGCTCGGTGAAAAGGTCGTGCTCGGTGACATGAAGGCGCTGGTGCCGGATTCGGGCAATGTCGCGATCGGTTCGCGCCTGGCGCAGAATATCGGTGCCCGGGTCGGGGACACGATCACCATTATCAATCCGCAGGGCCGATCCAGCCCGTTCGGTACCGTGCCGCGGCAGATCGGATATCAGGTCGCCGCGATCTTCGAGATCGGCGTCTATGATTACGACAAGGCGTTTGTCGTGATGCCGATGCAGGATGCGCAGACCTTGCTCCTTACCGGCGATGCCATCGGCATGATCGAGGTCAAGGTCGAAGATCCGGACGAGGTCGGGGAGATCCTGGCTCCGGTGCAGGAAAAGGTCGCCGGTAGGGCCGTAGTGGCCGACTGGAAGACGATCAACGCGACCTTGTTCGAGGCGCTTCAGGTCGAACGCGTGGCAATGTTCTTCGCCTTGAGTTTCATGGTGGTGGTGGCCGCATTCAACATTCTTTCGAGCCTGGTCATGCTGGTTCGTGCGAAGACCCGCGACATCGCGATCATGCGCACCATGGGGGCGACGCGAAGGAGCCTGCTCAAGATCTTCGTCACGACCGGTTTCACGGTTGGCGCGATCGGGACCGTGGCCGGCCTGATCCTGGGCTTCATCGTCCTCGCCTTCCGTCAGCAGATCGTTCGCGGGATCGAGATCGTCACGGGGCAGAACCTGTGGGATCCCTCGATCCGTTTCCTGTCGACCCTGCCCTCGCGCACCGACCCGGTCGAGGTGGCCGGTATTGTCGCGCTCGCCTTGGTGTTGAGTTTCCTTGCGACACTCTACCCCGCGATGAAGGCGGCAAGCACCGATCCAGTGCAGGTGCTGCGCTATGAATAA
- a CDS encoding SDR family NAD(P)-dependent oxidoreductase: protein MTDAKPLEGLLALVTGASKGIGAATARALGAAGAHVVLTARDVKGLEEIEDAIHGAGGTSTIAPLDLTEPDSVARLAAAVGGRWDKLDYLIISAAYLPQLTPVTQIDPKQLSQAMTVNVLATQALLAGFDPMLKRAEAARIIGLTSSVGTTPRAYWSAYGSTKAAFENILDSYAQEVEKLSPIRVAVLDPGATRTAMRAKAYPGEDPATVKSPDVVAERIVALVQQDFPTGHRERVENQ from the coding sequence ATGACCGACGCGAAACCACTCGAAGGGCTCCTTGCGCTCGTCACCGGTGCAAGCAAGGGTATCGGCGCCGCCACCGCGCGCGCGCTCGGTGCTGCCGGTGCGCATGTCGTGCTGACCGCGCGCGACGTGAAGGGCCTGGAAGAGATCGAGGACGCGATTCACGGCGCGGGTGGAACGTCCACCATCGCTCCGCTTGACCTGACAGAACCCGACTCGGTCGCACGCCTGGCCGCCGCGGTTGGTGGACGTTGGGACAAGCTCGATTACTTAATCATTTCTGCAGCCTACCTGCCACAGCTCACACCGGTTACGCAGATCGACCCGAAGCAGTTGAGCCAGGCCATGACGGTCAACGTTCTCGCGACCCAGGCCTTGCTCGCCGGTTTCGACCCGATGCTAAAACGCGCCGAGGCTGCGCGCATCATCGGCCTGACCAGCAGCGTTGGCACCACACCGCGCGCCTATTGGTCGGCCTATGGTTCGACCAAGGCGGCATTCGAGAACATTCTCGATAGCTATGCGCAGGAAGTCGAGAAGCTGAGCCCGATCCGGGTGGCCGTGCTCGATCCGGGTGCGACTCGCACGGCAATGCGTGCCAAGGCCTATCCAGGCGAGGATCCGGCCACCGTCAAATCGCCTGACGTCGTGGCAGAACGCATCGTTGCCCTCGTGCAGCAAGATTTCCCTACAGGGCACCGCGAACGGGTTGAAAATCAATAG
- the purF gene encoding amidophosphoribosyltransferase yields the protein MNCTHPFLDLDGDKLREECGVFGVINASDASAATALGLHALQHRGQEAAGITSFDGTEFYSRRGLGHVAENFSSSEAIGELPGFMAAGHVRYSTTGGAGLRNVQPLYADLASGGFAVAHNGNISNAQSLRSDLVRRGAIFQSTSDTEVIIHLVATSRYPTMIDRLVDALRLVEGAYSLIVMTPEGMIACRDPLGIRPLVMGRMGDAIAFASETVAFDVVGAEFTREVEPGELIRVTFDGEIESLHPFGKHQSRPCIFEHVYFSRPDSFFAGRSVYEARKAIGEQLAIESPVDADLVVPVPDSGVPAAIGFAQQSGVPFELGIIRSHYVGRTFIQPSDGARHSGVKRKHNANRGLVAGKRIVLIDDSIVRGTTSLKIVEMMREAGASEVHFRVASPPTAHSCFYGVDTPERAKLLAARMDVEPMRDFIKADSLAFVSIDGLYRAVGAEPRKKACPQFCDACFTGEYPTSLTDHSTVESQAAQLTFADHKAA from the coding sequence ATGAATTGCACGCACCCCTTCCTTGACCTGGACGGCGACAAGCTGCGCGAGGAATGCGGCGTATTCGGCGTTATCAACGCATCCGATGCTTCGGCCGCGACGGCGCTCGGCCTTCATGCACTTCAGCATCGCGGGCAGGAAGCTGCGGGCATCACCAGCTTCGATGGCACTGAATTCTACTCGCGGCGTGGCCTCGGCCATGTTGCGGAGAATTTCTCGAGCTCCGAAGCGATCGGTGAACTGCCGGGCTTCATGGCGGCCGGCCACGTCCGCTATTCCACCACTGGCGGGGCGGGCCTGCGCAATGTGCAACCGCTCTATGCGGATCTGGCAAGCGGCGGTTTTGCCGTCGCGCACAATGGCAATATCTCGAACGCCCAGAGCCTGCGCAGCGACCTCGTGCGGCGCGGCGCGATCTTCCAGTCGACCTCCGACACCGAAGTCATCATCCACCTCGTCGCGACGAGCCGCTATCCGACCATGATCGACCGCCTGGTCGACGCCCTGCGCCTGGTCGAGGGTGCCTATTCGCTGATCGTGATGACGCCCGAAGGTATGATTGCCTGCCGCGATCCGCTTGGTATTCGCCCCCTCGTGATGGGCCGCATGGGCGATGCGATCGCCTTCGCCAGCGAGACGGTGGCCTTCGACGTGGTCGGAGCGGAATTTACCCGCGAGGTGGAACCGGGCGAGCTGATCCGCGTAACCTTCGACGGAGAAATCGAATCCCTCCACCCGTTCGGCAAGCACCAGTCCCGCCCCTGCATCTTTGAACACGTATATTTCAGCCGGCCCGATTCATTCTTCGCCGGGCGGTCCGTGTACGAGGCGCGCAAGGCCATTGGCGAGCAGCTCGCGATCGAAAGCCCGGTCGATGCCGATCTCGTGGTTCCGGTGCCAGATAGCGGCGTCCCGGCTGCGATCGGCTTCGCCCAGCAGTCAGGCGTGCCGTTCGAACTCGGCATCATCCGCTCGCACTATGTCGGGCGCACATTCATCCAGCCATCGGACGGCGCTCGCCATTCGGGCGTCAAGCGCAAGCACAATGCGAACCGCGGCCTAGTCGCGGGCAAGCGCATCGTGCTGATCGACGATTCGATCGTGCGCGGAACGACCTCGCTCAAGATCGTTGAGATGATGCGTGAAGCCGGGGCAAGCGAGGTGCATTTCCGCGTCGCCAGCCCACCAACGGCGCATAGCTGCTTCTACGGCGTCGATACGCCCGAACGCGCGAAGCTGCTGGCGGCGCGCATGGACGTCGAGCCGATGCGCGACTTCATCAAGGCCGACAGCCTCGCATTCGTGTCGATCGACGGGCTCTATCGCGCCGTCGGCGCGGAGCCACGCAAGAAGGCTTGCCCGCAATTCTGCGATGCCTGTTTCACCGGCGAATATCCGACCTCGCTGACCGACCATAGTACGGTCGAGAGCCAGGCCGCCCAGCTCACCTTTGCCGATCACAAAGCAGCCTGA
- a CDS encoding ABC transporter ATP-binding protein produces the protein MNKPVVSLRGLKRSFQQGDTVIEVLRGIDLDIMPGEIVALLGPSGSGKSTMLQAVGLLEGGFTGSIAIGGEEASRMERDERARLRRENLGFVYQFHHLLPDFNARENVVMPQMVAGKPREECDRRAEQLLAALGLEHRMDHRPSQLSGGEQQRVAVARALANRPALVLADEPTGNLDEHTSDRVLAQFLELVRGEGSAALVATHNERLAQKMDRVVRLHEGRLE, from the coding sequence ATGAATAAGCCTGTGGTTTCCCTGCGCGGGCTCAAGCGCTCGTTCCAGCAAGGTGACACCGTCATCGAGGTGTTGCGCGGTATCGATCTCGATATCATGCCCGGAGAGATCGTGGCGCTGCTGGGGCCGTCCGGCTCAGGCAAATCGACCATGTTGCAGGCGGTCGGACTGCTCGAGGGCGGGTTCACCGGATCGATCGCCATCGGCGGCGAGGAAGCTTCGCGCATGGAGCGGGACGAGCGCGCGCGTCTGCGGCGCGAAAATCTCGGTTTCGTCTATCAGTTCCACCACTTGCTCCCCGATTTCAACGCGCGCGAAAACGTCGTCATGCCGCAGATGGTGGCGGGCAAACCGCGCGAAGAATGCGATAGGCGCGCGGAGCAGCTGCTTGCCGCGCTGGGGCTCGAACACCGCATGGATCACCGCCCCAGCCAGTTGTCGGGCGGCGAACAGCAACGCGTGGCGGTCGCACGCGCGCTGGCCAATCGTCCTGCCCTGGTGTTGGCCGATGAGCCCACCGGCAATCTCGACGAGCACACATCGGATCGGGTGCTGGCGCAGTTCCTCGAACTGGTGCGAGGCGAAGGCAGTGCGGCGCTGGTGGCGACGCACAACGAACGCCTGGCGCAGAAGATGGATCGCGTTGTGCGCCTCCATGAAGGGCGTCTCGAATAG
- a CDS encoding PilZ domain-containing protein — MHSIEDRYQIAAQEDRCAPRTKLTIPASLRASGGRAFQSVVHDLSISGFSAASINRMHEGQVCWLTLPGLESLQAQVVWWDNCIVGCAFSELLSPIVHDNIIQRYSNTGMYRPI; from the coding sequence ATGCACAGCATCGAAGATCGCTACCAGATCGCCGCCCAGGAAGATCGCTGCGCTCCGCGCACCAAGCTGACCATCCCTGCATCGCTGCGCGCATCGGGTGGCCGAGCGTTCCAGAGCGTCGTGCACGACCTCTCGATTTCCGGCTTCTCCGCCGCCTCGATCAATCGCATGCACGAAGGCCAGGTCTGCTGGCTCACCCTCCCCGGCCTGGAGTCGCTCCAGGCGCAGGTCGTGTGGTGGGACAATTGCATCGTCGGCTGCGCCTTCAGCGAGCTCCTCAGCCCGATCGTGCACGACAACATCATCCAGCGTTACAGCAATACTGGCATGTATCGCCCGATCTGA
- a CDS encoding glutathione peroxidase, which produces MTTIADFTVTTNRGEQLDLAEKKGNVLLVVNTASKCGFTPQYDGLEALYQKYKDQGFEVLGFPCNQFGAQEPGNADEIQEFCKVNFGVTFPLMEKVDVNGPDASPLFDWMKSEQKGFMGTSAIKWNFTKFLIDRDGNVVKRYGSTDAPASIAKDIEKVL; this is translated from the coding sequence ATGACCACGATTGCCGATTTCACCGTCACCACCAACCGCGGTGAACAACTCGACCTTGCCGAGAAGAAGGGCAACGTGCTGCTGGTGGTCAATACCGCCAGCAAATGCGGCTTTACCCCGCAGTATGACGGGCTCGAGGCGCTGTACCAGAAGTACAAGGATCAAGGCTTTGAAGTGCTGGGCTTCCCCTGCAACCAGTTCGGTGCGCAGGAACCGGGCAATGCCGATGAAATCCAGGAATTCTGCAAGGTCAATTTCGGCGTGACCTTCCCCTTGATGGAGAAGGTCGACGTCAACGGTCCGGATGCATCGCCACTGTTCGACTGGATGAAGAGCGAGCAGAAGGGCTTCATGGGTACGAGCGCGATCAAGTGGAACTTCACTAAATTCCTGATCGATCGCGATGGCAATGTCGTGAAGCGCTATGGCTCGACCGATGCGCCCGCGAGCATCGCGAAGGATATCGAAAAGGTCCTCTGA
- a CDS encoding serine hydrolase domain-containing protein — MRLKFALLAGALALSGCSMTSYTDAEVASVPVSASVEMVTPPERDPSELQVLFWTDEQRSARFREMENWFAGHEVPASPAPRALPQGEPLDAALASEIKALMASTNASGVMVLQDGKKRFEQYGLGLGPQDRWTSFSVAKSFTSTLLGAAVRDGFITSLDDPVTKYVPQLTGSAYDGVTVRQIATMTSGVAWNEDYADPDSDVAKMQEYINAYGADAIFAQMKTLKREAPAGEKWLYKTVETNLIGIVVENAVGLPLAKYAKSKIADAAGFEGDMFWMTDPRGGSIGGCCLSIRLADYARMGQFALEGGGDVVPEGWFVDAGDSLVDFGDSGFGYGYQWWTYPGGNWGAQGIFGQAITIVPSRNMVVAIVSNWPTASNNDNRALWRNLIEKIAAAD; from the coding sequence ATGCGGTTGAAATTTGCGTTGCTGGCCGGGGCGCTGGCGCTGTCCGGTTGCTCGATGACGAGCTACACCGATGCCGAGGTCGCTTCGGTGCCCGTTTCGGCTTCGGTCGAGATGGTGACCCCGCCCGAGCGCGATCCGTCGGAGCTCCAGGTGTTGTTCTGGACCGACGAGCAGCGCAGCGCACGCTTCCGCGAGATGGAAAACTGGTTCGCGGGGCATGAGGTGCCTGCATCGCCTGCACCGCGGGCATTGCCGCAAGGCGAACCGCTGGATGCTGCGCTGGCGAGCGAGATCAAGGCGCTCATGGCCAGCACCAACGCTTCGGGCGTGATGGTGCTCCAGGACGGGAAGAAGCGGTTCGAGCAGTATGGCCTGGGGCTGGGGCCGCAGGATCGCTGGACCAGCTTCTCGGTCGCGAAGAGCTTTACCTCGACGCTGCTGGGCGCGGCAGTGAGAGACGGCTTCATCACCAGCCTCGATGATCCGGTGACCAAGTATGTCCCGCAATTGACCGGTTCGGCCTACGATGGCGTCACCGTGCGGCAAATTGCCACGATGACGTCAGGCGTCGCGTGGAACGAGGACTATGCCGATCCCGACAGCGACGTTGCCAAGATGCAGGAATACATCAACGCCTATGGTGCCGATGCCATTTTCGCGCAGATGAAGACGCTCAAGCGGGAAGCGCCTGCTGGCGAAAAGTGGCTCTACAAGACGGTCGAGACGAACCTGATCGGGATTGTCGTCGAGAATGCGGTCGGCCTTCCGCTCGCCAAATACGCCAAGAGCAAGATCGCCGATGCCGCAGGGTTCGAGGGCGACATGTTCTGGATGACCGATCCGCGCGGGGGCAGCATTGGCGGCTGCTGCCTGTCGATCCGGCTGGCGGATTACGCCCGCATGGGGCAATTCGCTCTGGAAGGCGGCGGTGACGTCGTGCCTGAAGGCTGGTTTGTCGATGCCGGAGATTCACTTGTGGATTTCGGCGATAGCGGCTTTGGCTACGGCTACCAGTGGTGGACCTATCCCGGCGGAAACTGGGGCGCTCAGGGAATATTCGGCCAGGCGATCACGATCGTGCCGTCCCGCAATATGGTGGTGGCGATCGTCAGCAACTGGCCGACTGCATCGAACAACGACAATCGTGCCTTGTGGCGGAACCTGATTGAGAAGATCGCAGCAGCGGATTGA